The Candidatus Denitrolinea symbiosum DNA window TAATCCGCACTGTTCCTACTTCCCACAATCCATCCCCTCTCCCCAAGAAGCCTGGCAAACGCCGGGCTTCTACCGCTGTCTCACAACCCCAGCTACCTGCACACGAAAGGAAACCATATTCACGAATTCAAGAACCAAAACAACTTCATCTCTCCACCAAAGTCAACAAGTAACGAGCATGCTGGATCCAACTGCCTGAATCGCCAGAACAAATCATAAACCGATGGGAAGCAGGAACATGAGTGCTTCAACAACAAGTAGTTTGACCTCTACTCAAAATGCTCGTGACGATTCCCGACACAGTTCGAGTTTGGCGGACTGTATCGGCGATAAACGCGCGGAATAAACCGTTCCTTCTCTTCAAAGGAGGTTCACCTCACCAACACGACAACTGAATATCCCCATCAAGCAAGCAAAAACGGGCGCTGTCCTGGATTTTTCCAGGCGGCGCCCGTTTTCGTTTCCCAGCGAGGACTCATCGGGGTGAAAGGCCCGATAAAAAGTGAGATCGCCCGGCTGCAACCGAACGATCTCAAAGGACATAGAACATGTGTTCCGATAATACCACAACCAGCAAGACTGTCAAGATTTCCGCGCCCTTTCGCCTGAACGCCGCGCAGCGCAAAGTGCTCGTGGACGGCCGGTTGCTCAACGTCGCCGCCCCTTCCGGACGACAGCAGGGCGACTACCTGTATTCCGCCACCGTTACACTGCTGCGCGAGGACGCGGCGGTGTACACGACTGCGCCCGACTGGGCAAGCGTCGAAATCCGATGAAGCGAACCCGACACGCCGGTCCGCGAGGATGCGTGATCATGCTCTCCGGTTGGAAAGATTTAATCATTTCAAACAAGGAGACAGATCATGAGAACCCTCGCACTATTACTCATCCTGGTCGCCATCGCCGCGAGCCAGCCTCATCACTGGTTATCGGCCGTCATGGCTGCCCTCGCCCATTGCCTGGGAGGATAGTGCACATACGAAAACTCCAATCAAGAGGAGGTCGAAGGAAAGGACATGGAAGATATCTTATCCGCCGCCGAAGAAATCCTGGGTCAGGCGGTTCGAGTGGAACGCCACCGCGACTGGGCCATCTTCTGGTGCCCCTTCCATAACGATGCAAGCCGTGAAGGGCAAGGCGGTCATCCCAACTTTGGCGTCCATCTGGTAAAGGGATACTGGAAGTGCCTGCGCTGTGGCGCCACGGGCGGTTCGCTGAATGCCTTGCGAATCAAACTCGGGCAGGCCTGGAAACCGCCTGTATCGGCAATACAGCCGACACGCCCTCCCAAGCCGCCGACACAGGTGCAAATGCTGGATGAAGCCATGTCGGAAGCGCGTTCGTATGTCCAGCGTTCACCCGCATGGGCTTATCTCTCCCAACGCGGCGTGCTTCCGTACACAGCGCTGGTGTATGGACTTGGCTATGGTATTCCCGTTCCACTAGTCCATCGGGGAATCATCGAAGCCGCAAAACAGTCCATGATGGTGCGCCGTGACGGGACCTGGTTGTGGGCGGGCGGCGTGGTGTACGCCGATCCGCCGACACGCCCCACAGTGATGAACGTTCGTTACATCCCTGAAGAGCAACTGCCCAAAGGCGCGCGCACCTTCCAGCCGGAGAAGAATCACAAGACCTGGGGCAACCGCATCCAGCCGCTTGGCAGCTGGCGCATCGTTCCCTCCACGCGCACGCTGGTTGTGCTGGAAGGGCTGTTCGACATGCTCATCACGGCGCAGAAACTGCACCAACTCGGACGCGATGCCGACACGGTCGCGGTGTACACCAACGGCGCCAGTCCGTCTGCAAAAATGCACCGGTGGTTCAGCGAACACAGCGAATACGAATACGTGTTGTTGCGCGACCCCGACAAGGCGGGCGTCGAATGGGCGCACACTGTATCGGCGTCCATCCGAGGCGGCGGCGCGAAGGTGCGCACAATCAAACCGCCCGACCGGCTCGACCCGGACGAAGCCATCCTGAGCGGATGGTGGCCGTCCGCCATCTAATCCATCCCATTCCCTGTATCGGGGAGCGATCGCAAATCGCTCCCCGATTTCATTTCCCCAAGGAGAACCAATCATGTCAACGTTCACTCTTATCGTCCTTCTGATCGCAGCCCTCTTCCTGGGCTGGGCGGTCTGGTTCGTGATCGCCATGATCCGCTACATCGCCTCCGGCCAGTACGATGTGGACAAACGCCTGCGCGACATCTGCCGCTAAACCAAATTCAACAAGGAGAAAACAATGTCCAAGCAATACAACAAAACCACATTCGTCGGTCATCTTGGAACCGACCCGGAAATGCGCTATACGCCCTCCGGCACGCCCGTGACGTCCTTCAATGTTGCCAACAACGACCAGTACACCAACGACAAGGGTGAAGTCATCAAGACCACCACCTGGTTTCGCTGCGCGGCCTGGGGGAAGCAGGCGGAGGTCTGCAACCAGTACTTGCGTAAGGGCAGCAAAGTGCTGATCGAGGGCAGGCTCACACCGGATAAAAACACAGGTCGCCCGAGGTTATGGACGCGTCAGGACGGCACAGTGCAAGCCGATTATGAACTGAAGATTCTTGAAATTCACTTCCTGGATAACAAGAACAGCGGTTCCGAATCAGGCTCCGAATCCAGCGATGTGCAAGGTCCGTCCGAAGACGAAATTCCATTCTAGACACCAATCACGCAAACGGGAGTCCATCCGGACTCCCGTTTCAAACCCAGGAGACAACATAATGATCACCATTCAACAAGATACCTTGCACGCCGCGCTGAACGCTGTGACGCGCGCCAGCCTCAAGAGTTCCCTGATGGCTGCCTTTTCGCTCGTGCGGCTGGACGCCAACACCAACGGCGTCATGCGCCTGTCCTGTTTCAACGGCGAGACCGCCGCGCGCGCCGCGGTGAACGTGGACTGCAACGAAGATCTGTCTGTGAGCGTGGATGCCATGACCTTGAAAGCCGTGGTGGAGACCCTCGCGGGCGAAATCTGCCTGTCCGTGGAACAGAACTCGCTCATCCTGCAAGGCGCCTCCACAAAAACCACCCTGCGCATCGTGGACGAGCCGCTTCCCGTCATCGGCGAGGAAAGTATTCAAACCATTGCCACGCTCTCGGGCGTCACGTTCCGGAGTCTTGCACGCGTCCTGGCCTTTGCCTCCACGGATGATGCGCGTGCAGTCTTACAGGTACTGCATCTGATGTTGGATCAGGAATCCGTGATCGCACAGACAGCCGATGGATACTCCGCCGGTTACGTGCGCGAAAGCATCGAGGGACCAGCAGAACCCACCTCGGTTTCCCTGCCCCTGAGTTTTGCCCGCGTGCTGTCCACGCTGGTGGATGACCGCGACAAGATTCGCCTGGGAACTTCAGGACCCAATCGCTACATCTTCCAGATCACGAATGCAGAGAGTTCCAAAGACCTGACTCTGGCGACCGTCACCTCCGCGGAGAACTTTCCCTCCGCGCAGATCACGACCCTGATCGAAGAGGCGAGAAACAATACAATCGCTCACCTTCAGGTGCAACAGAACAGCCTGATGCAGTCCATCCGCATGGTGAACGCGATGGGCACGCAAAGCACGTTCATCAAGGCCGTGAACGGCGCGGCGAAGATCGCCTCTGCGGAAACCGAGACCGGACAGGCGCGCAACATCCTGGAAGGTACAGCCAGCGGTGAAGACACCAGTATCTGGCTGTCCGCCGTTTTTCTGAAACGCGCGGCGGAAGCCTGCAAGGGCGAACTAGCCATCCGGATCAGCGGCGGGCAGAAACCCATCCTGACCGAGGCGGGCAGTTTCACGGCGGTCATCATGCCAATGATGGTGGAGGGGAACAAGGATCCCTTCCCGGAGGATGAAGCCATCGCGATCCGCCTGCCTGAAATGGCAATGGCATAACCACCGAAAACAAATCGTTTCGAGACGGCGTGGCGTCGATGATGTCACGCCGTCTTCGTTTCCCAGGAGACTCATGATTACCACCAACAACCAGTTACTCCTTCACACACCCACCCATTACGAACAGCCCAAACTGAAGACCATACCCCTGCGCGAGCAGCCCGCCTATCGCGTCGCGCAAAACGCAACCGCCTGCAATCTCACGGAACTCATGGCGGCGGTGATTGGCGGGCAAAGGCAGATCGAGATCGCGCAGGCTCTGCTGGCGCGTTTCGAGGGAGACATCCGCCGTTTGTATCAGGCGCACCCGATGGAACTGGCGAAGGTCAAGGGCATCAGCCAGGCGACCGCGGTTCGGATCAAAGCCGCGCTCAATCTGGGCTTGCGGCTCAACCTTCCCAATGAAGAACGCCCCACGATCAATTCTCCCGCAGACGCCGCCGCGCTCGTTCAACACGACATGAGCCTTCTGGAAAAGGAGCACCTGCGCACATTGCTTCTGGACCGGCGCAATCGCGTGCTGGAAATCGTGGAGGTCTATCAAGGGTCGGTGAATTCCTCACAGGTGCGCGTGGGCGAAATCTTTCAGGCAGCCGTGGGGCGAATGGCATCCGCCCTGGTGGTGGTACACAATCACCCATCGGGGGATCCGACTCCTTCGCCCGATGATGTCGCTGTGACGCGCGCCATCGTGCAGGCGGGCAAGTTGCTGGACATCGAAGTGCTCGACCACCTCGTGATCGGCCAAGGCAGGTGGGTCAGCCTCAAGGAACGCGGGATGGGCTTCACGTAGGAGGATCCATGCCGATGCAACTGATGCTCGACTTCACTCCCAAACCGCTTTTCCAGCCCAAGCCAGTCGCCAGAAACACAAGCTGGGTGGATGTGAGCGATATTGCGAGAGGGACGGGTTTCACACTTCCAGTTGAAGTGAGCGTGTCCTTGAGCGATGCCCTTGCGCCCCTGCAAACGGAGGACGAAGCGGAGTACGACCAGCGCCTCTACGATGCCCTGTGGCTCGCGCATCATTATCTCTCGCTGGACCAACGCCAATCCATCACATTCACCTTCGACTTTCTGCGAGAAGACTCGCGCGGCGGAAAGTTGACGGAGGCCAGCCTGCGATTGCGGGTCGAAGAGCAAAACCAGCTTGTACTGATCGGCTTGCCGCAAGATTTCTAGGAGGCAACATGGCTTTCTATCTTGGCAGGCGCGGACCGGACGATCTCGTCCTGTTCCGCTCCTCTACAATCCCAACCAAAGAGTCGCATGGTCATCTGTATACGGCAGTGATCGGTCCGTTCAAGAGCAAGGTCGGGGCGAGTTACTTTGCCCGCTATGGACGGAACAACCCGCACATCCGCACGGCAGACGATGCCGAACGCCTGGCGCGCGCAGACCCGCGCATGGAACAGGCAATCGTCGAGGAAAGCATGACCGACGAGGAACTGGCGATTGCGCTGGAGTGCGACGCGCAGGATCAAGCCGAATATTCCCCACAACTCAACCTGCCGTTTCAATCCCGGCAGGAATTTTTTCAAACACAAGGAGCAATCTCATGCCCAACTGGTGCGAGAACGAACTGACCATCACCGGTCCCGATGTACGCAAAGTCTTGGAAGCCATTCGCTCCGAATCACATGCAGATGAGGATGCCCGCGTCCTGGATTTCAACCGGATCATTCCCTACCCAAAGATATTCAAGGATATGGATCAGCGCGCGCAGGTCTACCGCGAAAGACTCTCCGCAATCGCAAAGGATGATCCGCACCGCAAGCAAAAACTGGAATCCCTGGCCGCCGAATATGGCGTAGAACCCGGCGCGCCCTGGATTAAGGACGGCTACAACTCCGGCGGTTATGAGTGGTGCTGTGAGAATTGGATGACGAAATGGAACGCAACGCGCGTCCATCTCACAACCCGCGAAGACACGTCGCGGGATTCGTTCCACAAGACCGTCGCCTGCTCGCACTGCAAAACGAGTCACAAGATCGAAGGCATGACAATCCTGACCTGCGCGCAATGCGGCGCGCCACTGCCGGACGATCCGCCCATCCGGGCATTCCTGGAATTCGACACCGCCTGGAGCCCGCCCGTACCCGTCATCGAAAAACTGGCAGGCATGTTTCCGGACCACGAGTTCGACCTGAAATACTATGAGGGCGGGATCGGGTTCTGCGGTCACGCCCGCTGGTCCGGCGGCGAGGAACAGTTCCACGAGCAGGACGAATACAGCGGCCCGCGCGGCGGATGATTTCAATCTTCAACCACAAAAATCCAAAAGGAGCATTTCCATGTCCCATTATTACACTGAGCACCAGCGCATGAAGCCCGTGCTCGACCTGGCGCGCAAACTGGATATTGCCACCAATCCGCATCCCGCCGCGATCTTCGAGGCTGGGAACGGTGGCTTTCAAGTTTGGTGCACGCCATTGGATCATCCCCAGGGGTGGAACGGAATTACGATGAACTCCGGTGCATTTTCCAAGCCCTGCGAATACGTGGGCAGCGTGCACTGGAAATGGGAGGATGACAAAATCGTGGCTCTCGAAATTGAAACAACGGCGTACGCGCTTGCAGACCAGAAGCCGGACGAATACACCCAGTCCATGAACCTCTCGTTAAACGATCACCGCCGCACGATCTTCAACCGCGACGCGGACATCGAGTGGCTCAAGGAAAAAGTGACCTGGCTGTTCGCCGAGGCTGGAGCGCCTCTGCTACCGTTCGAGTATGAGCAGGCGGCGCTTTCTCAAATCGGACCCTACATCCTCGCCCATTACATCTCTGATGCAGATGAATACGTGGTGATCGTCTCGCCCGAATTGGATCCGCAGGAATTTTGCAAGCCCGGTTATGAGGTCGCGCGCACGCTGGAGATTTGGCGAGCCGGCGAGTTCCCCGCCGACGTGCCTCTGCGTCCGGATTACGAATACCAGGAGGCGGATACCGAACCCGACGAAGGTCCGCTGGTGGAACAGTATGAAAACGCCTCCCGCCTCGGCGATGACGGCTGGCTCGAAGCAGCGTTCGAAGACAGTATCAGCGGCTGGAGCGAATAGATCAAAATCCGCTCGGAGGGCGCCGATGTCGCCCTCCGAGCTTTTTGGAGAACCAACCATGACCACACTCTTTCAAGAAACCATTGAACATCTGTTGAAGTCCCACCATCTGCTGGACGCCTTTCAGACCCGGGAAGATTTTCACGTCCGCTTCGACATGCCCCCATACCAACCCCTGGTGATCGAGCGGCACGGCGAACTGATCAGCGTCGCGCACTATTACGAACAGAACGGCGACTTAATTGCTGACCCAGATGTAGAACTGCATTACCCATCCTGGACACCGACTGCGATCACCCAGGCTCTCGGATATCGCCGTGGGAAATTCATCGAGCGCGATGGCAAGACCTATGTGGACG harbors:
- a CDS encoding single-stranded DNA-binding protein, with product MSKQYNKTTFVGHLGTDPEMRYTPSGTPVTSFNVANNDQYTNDKGEVIKTTTWFRCAAWGKQAEVCNQYLRKGSKVLIEGRLTPDKNTGRPRLWTRQDGTVQADYELKILEIHFLDNKNSGSESGSESSDVQGPSEDEIPF
- a CDS encoding DNA repair protein RadC gives rise to the protein MITTNNQLLLHTPTHYEQPKLKTIPLREQPAYRVAQNATACNLTELMAAVIGGQRQIEIAQALLARFEGDIRRLYQAHPMELAKVKGISQATAVRIKAALNLGLRLNLPNEERPTINSPADAAALVQHDMSLLEKEHLRTLLLDRRNRVLEIVEVYQGSVNSSQVRVGEIFQAAVGRMASALVVVHNHPSGDPTPSPDDVAVTRAIVQAGKLLDIEVLDHLVIGQGRWVSLKERGMGFT